A single Venturia canescens isolate UGA chromosome 1, ASM1945775v1, whole genome shotgun sequence DNA region contains:
- the Yod1 gene encoding ubiquitin thioesterase OTU1 has protein sequence MAGFVLRVKTKSGQKVVKGLKPTDRVSLLKDKLSDITGIKNDMIHVLVGFPPKPLDLNNDDLTLSETNITSGDTLIVEEKIRIIDEKSNLTAVNKNIKSITNEDNDDNNLPRSHIVNSDSFADTPGILMKKIVPADNSCLFTSVGYVLNGKIDPSCASYMREIIANAVASDPDEYSEAILGRPNSEYCEWILKPDSWGGAIELSILSRFYGLEIAVVDSINAIINRFGEDQHYAQRVFLLFNGIHYDPLYLESLNGGSIQTIFLTEDDGVLVAAEQLAREAKSSRQYTDVQKFTLKCMDCDVQLSGQEAASQHAKETGHVKFGEIVA, from the exons ATGGCTGGTTTCGTTCTGCGAGTAAAAACGAAATCGGGACAAAAGGTGGTAAAGGGTTTGAAGCCCACAGACCGTGTTTCCTTACTGAAAGATAAATTATCGGACATAACGGGTATTAAGAACGATATGATACATGTACTAGTCGGTTTTCCACCAAAACCATTGGACCTCAATAACGATGATTTGACGCTTAGCGAAACCAACATAACCTCCGGTGATACCCTCatagttgaagaaaaaatacgaataatcGACGAAAAATCAAATCTTACGGCTGTAAATAAGAATATCAAGAGCATTACGAACGAGGACAACGACGACAATAATTTGCCGAGGTCTCATATCGTAAACAGCGACAGTTTCGCCGATACACCTGGTATATTGATGAAGAAAATTGTTCCTGCTGACAATTCGTGCCTTTTCACCAGCGTCGGCTACGTTCTCAATg GAAAAATCGATCCTTCGTGTGCCAGTTACATGAGAGAAATAATAGCCAATGCTGTTGCCTCTGATCCTGACGAATATTCTGAAGCTATTTTGGGTCGACCTAACAGCGAATATTGCGAATGGATACTCAAACCTGATTCTTGGGGTGGTGCCATTGAATTGTCCATACTCTCTAGATTTTATGGTCTGGAGATTGCTGTTGTTGACAGTATTAACGCCATTATCAATCGTTTCGGCGAGGATCAACACTATGCTCAGagagtttttcttcttttcaacGGAATCCATTACGACCCTCTTTACCTTGAATCACTGaat gGTGGAAGCATTCAAACGATATTTCTGACGGAAGATGATGGGGTATTGGTGGCTGCAGAACAATTGGCGCGGGAGGCAAAGTCTAGTCGGCAGTACACGGATGTTCAAAAATTTACGCTCAAATGTATGGACTGCGACGTTCAACTAAGCGGACAAGAAGCTGCCAGTCAACACGCCAAAGAAACCGGTCACGTGAAATTTGGTGAAATCGTCGCGTAG
- the LOC122419323 gene encoding uncharacterized protein: MREKNVTQQSDRSYLCLVAIYAIHAVLLNVVFLQPNFDNVQSTLTIPPGYGTDSGNPGLVINMRKNLSETVIMKIEQYKYLRSDVIVSLVRSNTTGYVGRRKIDPVENGDDDYTMKLPGNTISQSKSSGSALHFTVTSKTSSILRLLNRVMSDGKSLIERLSPAALGIIAGCLVFLLTFTENECA; this comes from the exons ATGAGGGAGAAAAATGTAACGCAACAAAGTGACCGGAGCTACTTGTGCCTCGTGGCTATTTATGCGATCCACGCGGTCCTATTGAACGTCGTGTTCCTCCAGCCGAATTTCGATAATGTACAAAGCACTCTGACAATACCACCGGGATACGGTACCGACAGTGGTAACCCTGGACTAGTtataaatatgagaaaaaacttgagtGAAACTGTGATTATGAAGATAGAGCAATACAAATATTTACGAAGTGACGTTATTGTTTCTCTGGTACGTTCAAACACTACGGGTTATgtgggaagaagaaaaatcgatcctGTTGAGAACGGGGATGATGACTATACGATGAAATTACCAGGGAATACAATTTCGCAG tcgaaATCCAGTGGATCAGCCTTACATTTCACAGTAACTTCTAAAACTTCAAGTATATTGCGACTACTGAATCGAGTTATGAGCGATGGGAAATCACTCATTGAGAGGCTGAGTCCAGCTGCGCTGGGAATAATCGCCGGATGCCTTGTGTTTCTGTTAACATTTACTGAAAATGAGTGTGCGTAA